Genomic segment of Coriobacteriia bacterium:
ATATGCCCGTTATCAGAGGTTTGCCCGTTACGGTCACGGTATCGGCTTCAGGAGTGCAACCGTCGGAGTTCACGACGGCTGTCGATCTCACCTTGGTAAGCCAGGTCGAGAAGCCTGTTGTGGATGGCATTCGAACCTACACCTGCACATTCAGGAACGATTCCGCCTACACGGTCGAAGAGCCGATGGTGGGCGGCTTGGAGCTGGATGCCGATGACAAAGTGATCGACAGCCTCTTCGGCGATGGCTCAGACGTCCGGATTGCCCCGGGAGGTGTCTGGAGCGTTGACGTCTATGGCCTCAATCCCGGCGCATCGCCCTATAAGGTAAGCATATATGCGCAGGCAGTGCGTGTGACACCCACGCTGAACTCGGTCTACCGCTTCTTCAACAAGAACAACGGCAGCCACTTCTACACCGCATCTGCCGATGAGCGCGACTACGTGATCGGGCACTACGGCGTGACTTACACCTACGAAGGTGCCGCCTACACCGTCAACACGTCCAACCCAAACAACAACGCACCGCTCTACCGCTTCTATAACAAGAACAACGGCAGCCACTTCTACACCGCCTCGGCGATTGAGCGCGACTACGTGATCGGGCACTACGGCGTGACTTACAGCTACGAAGGCCCTGCTTACAATGTGTGTGCCTCTCCGGCCGCCGGTGCCACTCCGGTCTACCGCTTCTTCAACAAGAACAACGGCAGCCACTTCTACACCGCCTCGGCGATTGAGCGCGACTACGTGATCGGGCACTACGGGGTAACCTACAGCTATGAGGGTCCGGCGTTCTGGCTGGGACAGTAGGAAAGACGGCCTCATCATCGCGTTCTGTCGGAGGGGACTTCGGTCCCCGCTTTTCTTTGCTCCAGGTGCTCCGGCGGCATGCCAGAGCCGCTTTGCTCGTCGGTTCATCGGGGGAGGGGAACATCATTCAACCAGGACGCTACAGTGCCGCGCGCTCAATCCTGACCGGTGTGTTTGCGGCGGTGCTAGTGGTTGCTGCCTTGACGGGCGCTGCCTAGGCCGCATCCCGTTCTGGCAAGGTCGCGACGGTCGGCAATCCCGACAAGGTCGTGATCGTCTTCTCCGGTCCCGCCGCGGACGGCGCTCAGGTGGCGCAGGTGATAGCGGTGATGGATGGTTCCGGTGGCTCGGTCCAGTTCGTGAATCCCGAGACCAGCGCGACCGTCGCGGGAACCAGCTATGGCTCGCTGCAGGATGCGTACCCCTTTGCCGGGGCAAAAGGGTACGCCAAGCAGGTTGCGGGTGAGGATGCGGGGTGGATCGACGTTCCCGTGAGCGCCTGGGGGAGCATGGTGACCGAGAAGGGGGCCTGCCGATAACGGTCCCGGTCACCATGGACGTGTTCGACGGCAGCAGGCCGACCTTGCGATCAGGGCGCCAGCCAGAATGCCGGACCCTCGTACCTGTAGACGTTGGGCCAGTTGGCAATGACGGCGTCTCTCTCGGTGTCTGAAGCGGTGTAGAAGTGAGAGCCGTTGGTCACGTTGTAGAAACGATAGACCGGAGTCGAGTCTGTCACGTTGGTCGCACACACGTTGTATGCGGGTCCATCGTAGGAGTAGATGTCGGGCCACGTGGCTATCACGGTATCTCGCTCGGAGGCCGAGACGGTGTAGAAGTGAGAACCGTTCTTCTTGTTGTAGAAACGGTAGAGCGGGGCGCTGTTGTCGGGATTGGAGGTGTTGATGGTGTACGCGGCGCCTTCAAACTTATACACGCTGTAGGTCGCTATCACGGTATCGCGCTCATCGGCAGATGCCGTGTAGAAGTGAGAGCCGTTCTGTAGGTTGTAGAAGCGGTAGACAGGTGCAGGAACTGCCGGTGGAGCCGCAATCGTGATCGTTACAGTTGCCACATTGGAGTCATCGATTCTGTCGTTCACCTTGTAGGTGAAGGTGTCCACGCCCACATACCGGGCAGTCGGTGTGTAGGTGAACGAGCCGTCAGTCGCAAGTGAGAGCGAACCGTGCGCAGTGGTAGTGACGACGTGAGCGGCCAGCAGGTCTGCATCCGGATCCGTGTCGTTGGCACGCACACCGGAAGCCGCTGAAGCCGTAAGCACCATGTCCCGGCCAACGGTGTAGGTGTCACTTACTGCGACAGGAGCGTGATTGACGTGACTGGTCGCGACATTCGAGTACTCAGAGTCGCCTGCGCTGTTGTAGGCCCTCACGCGGAAGTACGCCACAGGGGGAGTAGCCGCATAGACCAAAGTGAGCATTGGGCGATACGCCGATTCCGTCGCCTCTGACGCCCACAGCCAAGACTCGTCATCCACTACAGGGACGGTGTTTTCGATGTCGGCCCGGTCGCGCAAGCCGATCCACTTATACGGGCCGGTAGAGGAGAGATACGCCAGACCGGCGAAGTTGAAGTCAAACCGGGTCGGAGTGTCTGCTGTGGGCAGGTTAATGGCGTCGGTGAGCTTGGCCGTCCCAAGCCCGTCATAGTTGTAGGGGCTCAGGGCGGTCGCGTCGTACTGGTTCGACGCGCAGGCGAAAAAGTCGTCGTCGCCTGTTGCAGCGCCTTCGCGCGTGAGCGTTAGATATGCCGATTGGAGGGCTTCGCCCACAGGAAGAGCGCCGCAATCGAAGGCGAGATAGCCGCGGCTGCAGTAATAGGTCCCCGCGAAAAGGCGAGACCCAACCTCGATGTCGCCGGTCGCATACCTCGTGCCCTGTGTGGCGCCTTGGACCCTCGCCCAGTCCGCACCCGAAGTGGAGACTTGCCCGTCGGTCGCAGCCGCTGTGAAGCTGAGGGTGGTGTTTGAGCTAAGTCCGCTATTCGTGAAGGTGACGGTGTCGGCACCAACGGTGGCGACCTGCGTCCACGTGACACCATCAGCCGATCGTTCGATCTTGAACCCGTCCTCGTTGTCGGCCGTATCAATCCAAGAGAGGGTGGCCTGCGATGTGGAGATGATCGATGCAAGTAGATCGCTCGGTGCGGTAGGAGCGGTGGTCGGGGGGGAGGGAAGTTGATAGCTGTCGATCAGCGTGCCATCGATGCTGTAGAAATCGAAAGTCAGTGTCGCATCGGTGACGGTCACCTTCTGCGCACCCCAGTTTTCGCTATAGCGAACTGTGCTTCCGGAAACGGGAGTGACGAAGACGTAGGGGTTGCTGCCGCCGAGACCATTGACGAAGTACACGATGTCATCGCGCATGATTCGCTCGTAGACGTGGGCATGCCCTGATATGACAGCGTCAGCGCCCCACTCGGCAAACGGCCACTGCATGTAGTCGGTCGAGCCATGGTCCTCATCAGACGAATAAGGTGGGTGGTGGTCGCAGACGATATTCCACGTCGAAGTTGAGCGGGCAAGCCGGGCTTTGAGCCACTGCGCTTGCTTCGAAGTGCTGCTGCAGCCATCAGGGTCATCAGGGTTTGAGTCAAGGATGAAGAAGTGGATGGGTCCCTGTACGAAGTCGTAGTAGCGCTCGTTGCCCGAGGTATTGGTGAAATCAGTGCCGGGCAGAGTGAAGTACTCCAGATACGTCTCAGGTCCGGCGGGTGTGGGGTCGGAGTAGTCATGGTTGCCCATTGCGGGAAAGAAAGCGTTGATCGATGCAAGTCCCACCGGACAGCGTGTGCCCGTGGTTGTGATGTCTTTGAGCCAGGCGCCATAGTATGCGCCGACCGACTCGTCGTACTGACCGGTTCCGGTGCCGCCTGCGGGCGCATTGTAGTTGTCGCCGGCGCTGATGATGTACGCGGGGTTCCATGACGCCACAAGGTTCGCGACTTGGGCTTCAGACCAGTTGTTCATGCCTTCGTCGCTGATGATGGCGAATGTCGTTTGCGTTGTGTCCATCGGCTCTGCGCTGCCCGCAATGACCTGGGCATTACCGAGTGAGCCAGACAGGACGATCAACGAGATCGTTGCGACGACAAGGAAAGCGATCCTGCGTCGCATCTCTGGCTCCTTTCGGGTCTCCGCTCAGTATCGACCGGCTCGTCGGCCGGAACGTTATTGTACCTGCTCGGCCGTGGCGGTGCCCATCGCACCCCAGATGGCGCGCACCAATTCGCTCGGGGTTCTTCCTATTCACCCCGAACCTCACGTACTATGAGGCATGAACACTAGCTTGGCTTGCGGGTCCGCTTCGGCTGGCCCCCTTGCAGGTCGGTCCAAGGGGGATCGGGATCTGCAGGCGTAGGAAGGGGAGTTGCAGTGAGGGAACAATGTGAACCGAGGACACCGGCGATGCGTTTTGTCGCGATGGCGGTCTTGGCCGTAGCGGTGCTCGGGATTGCGATGGTTGCGTTTCCGGCATCGGCATCGGCAGCGACCCGTGCACCTGTCTACCGCTTCTACAACCTACAGAACGGCTCTCACTTCTACACGGCATCTGCCGATGAGCGCGATACCGTGATAGCGACCTACAGCGTGTATAAGTTTGAAGGCGCCGCGTACACCATCAACACCTCCAATCCCGACAACAGCGCCCCGCTCTACCGTTTCTACAACAAGAAGAACGGTTCTCACTTCTACACCGTCTCGGCCTCCGAGCGCGATACCGTGATAGCCACGTGGCCCGACATCTACTCCTACGATGGACCTGCATACAACGTGTGTGCGACCAACGTGACAGGCTCGACTCCGGTCTATCGTTTCTACAACGTGACCAACGGCTCCCACTTCTACACGGCTTCAGACACCGAGAGAGACGCCGTCATTGCCAACTGGCCCAACGTCTACAGGTACGAGGGTCCGGCATTCTGGCTGGCCAACAACACGGTGCCGGTTGCAGCGAATGACGCCTACAATGTCGGCCATGACACGGTGCTCACCGTTTCGGCAGGCTCTGGGGTACTCGTAAACGACACCGATGCGGATGGAGACACGCTTTCCGCCTACGTTGTCACCACGGCGGCACACGGCACACTCTCGCTTGCGGCTGCCGGTTCGTTCACCTACACGCCCACTACCGGGTATGTGGGCGCCGACACCTTCACCTACAAGGCGAACGATGGGACGGCTGACTCGAACGTGGTCACCGTGACGATCACCGTGAGCGGTGTCAATCAGGCTCCGGTGGCTGTCAACGACGCCTACACCGTTGGTCAGGGCACGACACTTACCGTTCCGGCAGTTTCCGGAGTACTTGCCAACGATACTGACGCAGACGGTAACATCCTGACCGCCGCGGTCGTCTCGGGCCTGACGGATGGGGACGGAACACTCACGCTTGCAGCCGACGGCTCGTTTACCTATCGGGCACCGGACAACAATTGGGGCCACATCACCTTCACCTATAAGGTGAACGACGGCCTAGCTGAGTCCAATGTGGCGACAGTGACGCTTACTGTGACTATCGCACAAGAGACCGTTACGTTTGATGCCAATGGTGGTTCCGGCGCCCCCAGCCCCATCGTGGTCGACTACCATTCCAAGATCGGGACTCCGAGTCCCGATCCGACGCGCACAGGCTACACGTTCTCCGGCTGGTACACGGCCGCTACTGGCGGTGTCCAGTTCGACTTCACCAATACCTCGATTGTCGCGAACATCACTCTGTACGCACATT
This window contains:
- a CDS encoding cadherin-like domain-containing protein, with product MRRRIAFLVVATISLIVLSGSLGNAQVIAGSAEPMDTTQTTFAIISDEGMNNWSEAQVANLVASWNPAYIISAGDNYNAPAGGTGTGQYDESVGAYYGAWLKDITTTGTRCPVGLASINAFFPAMGNHDYSDPTPAGPETYLEYFTLPGTDFTNTSGNERYYDFVQGPIHFFILDSNPDDPDGCSSTSKQAQWLKARLARSTSTWNIVCDHHPPYSSDEDHGSTDYMQWPFAEWGADAVISGHAHVYERIMRDDIVYFVNGLGGSNPYVFVTPVSGSTVRYSENWGAQKVTVTDATLTFDFYSIDGTLIDSYQLPSPPTTAPTAPSDLLASIISTSQATLSWIDTADNEDGFKIERSADGVTWTQVATVGADTVTFTNSGLSSNTTLSFTAAATDGQVSTSGADWARVQGATQGTRYATGDIEVGSRLFAGTYYCSRGYLAFDCGALPVGEALQSAYLTLTREGAATGDDDFFACASNQYDATALSPYNYDGLGTAKLTDAINLPTADTPTRFDFNFAGLAYLSSTGPYKWIGLRDRADIENTVPVVDDESWLWASEATESAYRPMLTLVYAATPPVAYFRVRAYNSAGDSEYSNVATSHVNHAPVAVSDTYTVGRDMVLTASAASGVRANDTDPDADLLAAHVVTTTAHGSLSLATDGSFTYTPTARYVGVDTFTYKVNDRIDDSNVATVTITIAAPPAVPAPVYRFYNLQNGSHFYTASADERDTVIATYSVYKFEGAAYTINTSNPDNSAPLYRFYNKKNGSHFYTVSASERDTVIATWPDIYSYDGPAYNVCATNVTDSTPVYRFYNVTNGSHFYTASDTERDAVIANWPNVYRYEGPAFWLAP
- a CDS encoding tandem-95 repeat protein — protein: MRFVAMAVLAVAVLGIAMVAFPASASAATRAPVYRFYNLQNGSHFYTASADERDTVIATYSVYKFEGAAYTINTSNPDNSAPLYRFYNKKNGSHFYTVSASERDTVIATWPDIYSYDGPAYNVCATNVTGSTPVYRFYNVTNGSHFYTASDTERDAVIANWPNVYRYEGPAFWLANNTVPVAANDAYNVGHDTVLTVSAGSGVLVNDTDADGDTLSAYVVTTAAHGTLSLAAAGSFTYTPTTGYVGADTFTYKANDGTADSNVVTVTITVSGVNQAPVAVNDAYTVGQGTTLTVPAVSGVLANDTDADGNILTAAVVSGLTDGDGTLTLAADGSFTYRAPDNNWGHITFTYKVNDGLAESNVATVTLTVTIAQETVTFDANGGSGAPSPIVVDYHSKIGTPSPDPTRTGYTFSGWYTAATGGVQFDFTNTSIVANITLYAHWTVNSYTITFESNGGSAVGAITLDYGSAVASPTPDPTREEYTFAGWYSDAGLTTPYTFSTMPAASITLYAKWDMDI